In Labeo rohita strain BAU-BD-2019 chromosome 4, IGBB_LRoh.1.0, whole genome shotgun sequence, the DNA window CCATTTATCATTTGCACTCGTCAAATTACtagtatttgctttattttttaatgctcaCGGACTATTGCACTACACCCTGAACTACTTTTTCCATGCTTCACCTCACTCACCACACtcacagctgcagccaatcaTGAACAGTTTAAATACGAGGCCCTTCCCACTATTCCTAACTGAGTATTGTTGAATGTTTAGCACTCTCTTAGTGTTAGCCACAATTACGGAGCCCTTTCCAAGTATCCTGTTTCTAGTTTAGTCTTGTTTCCAGTCCTGTTATCCTAGCCTAGTTGACCTTGTCTTGTCTGTCAGCAGCCTGCCCTGGATTCTCGCCCGTCATGGATTTACCCTTAGTCTTGTCGTCACAGACTCTGTTCGCCCCTCGTATGGACTCTACTCTGCCTGTTTGGATTGCCTTGCCCCTCTGATTACGTTCGCCTGGTTAACAGATTACTCTTGCGTCTTGCTTTCGTATACCTGTTTGCCTTTGTTCTGACTCTTGCCTgtgtatgaccatgtctttgtttataaataaaggCTTGCATTTGGATTTGCCCGCTTCTCACCTCGTTCACTCCGTTACAGTTATTGTGCTttgatattgtaatatttaccaTTATATAATCGGAGGAGTATAGAAGTTTATGAAAGTGTCCCTCCACAATAcaatagcaaaatatataaatatgtatagtaTTTGTACGTTTTATTAATCAGTGTCTCTTTAATACCGCATGATTTATATACATGTTGCTGCTGATTgggctgacatttttgacacacCCACCAAACGAGAGAAAACGTATCTCCAACCCGTTGCACACCATTTCCAGGAAACATGTGGTTCAACCCGGAAACTGTAGCAAAACGTTGTGCACCAGTTTGAGCTTGAACGTGCCCCTTGTGTTCCTCATTGGTTGGGTCTACATGTGATGTTCGTGTGCTTCTCCTAGTCCCTGTGTGGATTTATGCCCTATGTTGTCAACATTGAAGACTGTTAAACGTTTTTCTGCGTCTCCAGCGGATGGAATTATATTCTAGTGggttacatataaaataaatcacaagtaaataaataataataaagcaatgtttgctttattttataatagtgATTTATTAAGAACTTGACACCCTCACAAACATACATGAACTCAGAGACAAAGGTAAGAAAATAGTTGATAAATtctaaactaataaaataaagaaaacgcttatcttttaattttattctgtcAAATGTGCACCTTAGACTAAAAACAATGAAGTAACCGAAGTCATCTTTAATCAAATGGGAAACATAAGCAAACATTTATATGAATGATATATTAAGCCAAACAAACATGGGGCATATGGAATTTAGGGGCTACTTATGCCATTGTCACGCTGTTTATACAGCACGGTACCTAATGGTTGTTTCTACTGAAAAAAGTTACAGGCGTTTTTTAAAAAGGACAACTACCCAGTTTGACCTCAGATCATTTTAGCCTTTCAGCATATGACTGATAAGAGTGGTGTGAAAGGGGAGGGGttttattctgtgttttttcagtGAGTCAGAGCAAAGTGTTCCTCACTGTGCACAGCATTTCTGTTCTTGCTCTATATCGCTGTAccattcattttataatttcatcATGGACTGTGCCTTTGCTAATCTAGATGCTGCTGGATTTCTACAGATCTGGCAACACTTTGATGCTGATGGtaagaatttaaataaatttccattttgactttaaattatATCTTTTTGTAGTTATTTAAAGGTTTGCTTATTTACATAGTGATGGatgtttagataaaaaaaaacactttgtatCTGTTCATCTCATCATAAGATAAATACTAGATAAATTCTTTTCTGTAGATAATGGCTACATTGAAGGGAAAGAGTTGGATGACTTTTTCCGTCACATGCTGGAAAAATTAGGGCCAAAGGTATGTAAAAAAATACTTGGTTTTGAAAGTTCAGTAGTGTATTCTATTCAAATGTACAAAAACCTGTAAACACATCTGTCTTATGATGACAGGTGAAGCACATTATACATGCTGTTCTCTTTCTGTAAGTGCTTTTTTAAGATTGCTCTCTGACTGTTAGCACATTAGAATCTGTTCACTAGCTCTCTAACATAATACACACAAAAGCCATTTAACATCTGTTTACCTTCCATAGAAGCAAATACTTCAAAGACAGTACCACTGGACAAAACTGGCACACCTtttgacaaaattttaaatcattgtGGTCCTAAAAATGGAAACTATGGTTATCatggtttttaaaaagtatgtacagTACACTCATAACCAATATATTTTGGCTGTTATATTAGACTGGTTACACAGGAACTCATGCAACACTTTATTTTCAGGAAACTGTGGTTAGACGTACaagataaaaatagatttttagtGTTCTAACAAAGTTGCTATAACCcttgtttacattttgtattttatactgATTTTCATTAACTTgcactaaaactactaaacaaATAAAGCGAAACAAATGCTCTTAATGGTGCTGATTCTAAAACCCTGTTAAAAGGGGTTATTGTGATGTGAGAAAgcttgtaataaataaatgttgtgtcAGAGAATCATTGAATAACTTATGAGCAACTCTGGTGGTGCACAGCTGTTTCAGCCCAATGGTTATGCTGAGTGATGATGGGGAAATAATGAGAGATGAATGATGGAAATGTAGTCATGGTAACCAGTTTGTTTTCTCTGCGGTCTTTAGGATACGATTACAGAGGAGAAAGTACAGAAGATAAAGAAGAGGTTTATGTCTGCCTATGATCTCACATCTGATGGACGCTTGGCAATCCATGaagtaaatcacattttttttgtttacattttccttTCATTACTGCTAGCCCTGCAGAGAAGTGAAAACTGATGTGATGGAACTGGTGAAAAATGAGCAACCATTAAAGAAGgaatatttttaaagcaaaatagtTTTAAAGGGATACCTTACTGTTAGTCTGTTGTTCTATAATTAGTCATTCTCTGTGAAGAGTAAAACAAACATAGCTGAATTGCTTTCTGAAAGCAGTGATggcaaaggttttttttttttttttttttgctgctgcaGATGTTATCTTGCCACTTTATGGCTTCCtgctgttttcagcatcattgcacCAGTCAGATCTAGCACGTTATAAGTGTTAAAGTGTTGCTTTCTGTGTCATGTTAATAGTTTGTTTTGCTTCTGTCACATTTATACAATAAGTAAAGCAAGGATGTGGATGATTGAATGACTGGATTAGATTATACTGTAGCTCCAGTAATCAGAGTCTGTATATAATCACATAGTggttatttcattttacaaaagtgACATCATGACAAAGTAAGTGAACCCCTGTCACTTCCTGGTTACTGTATCATTCTGGACTGCCAACAGGGTTTACATTGTCATGTCTTTATGTGTTTACAGTGTCATGCCATGCTGCTATCGttcatttgtttagttttatgcTTAACTATATTTTAGGGAAAGCTTTGTGTTGTATAAAAGAAACAAGCAATTTACTTTTATGATTACAGACAGAATCACATTTGTGCTGATTAAACCCAGTACTAGTAAATAAATCCATAACtttgaatgtatttttgcatttatactAGCTAGCCAACATGATCCTGCCAGAGGATGAGAACTTCCTTCTTATCTTTCGTCGAGAGGCTCCGTTAGATAACAGTGTGGAGTTCATGAAGGTAAACCTTTactccatttgtaacatttttaaatatcatgcACAGTTTTACTCAGTATTGTGATTTCAagttgtagttttttttgtgatgaCCAGCAAAAGTTTTACATTTCCCATGACAGATCTGGAGGAAATATGATGCTGACAGCAGTGGTTACATATCAGCTGTGGAGCTCAAGGTAGATGCACCCACATGACTGAAGGGCAGAGACTGTCATTTACAATGATATATAACAACAATTACGAAGTTTGAATATTGAggatattgttttgtttgtttctctaTTTCTGATGGCAGGGCTTCTTGAAGGACTTGTTTCAGCAGCATAAAAAGGATATCCCTCCT includes these proteins:
- the scgn gene encoding secretagogin — translated: MDCAFANLDAAGFLQIWQHFDADDNGYIEGKELDDFFRHMLEKLGPKDTITEEKVQKIKKRFMSAYDLTSDGRLAIHELANMILPEDENFLLIFRREAPLDNSVEFMKIWRKYDADSSGYISAVELKGFLKDLFQQHKKDIPPRKLDEYTNTMMSIFDKNKDGRLDLNDLARILALQDNFLLQFKMDASSQKERKRDFEKIFAHYDVSKTGALEGPEVDGFVKDMMELVRPSISGGDLDKLREVLLRHCDVNKDGKIQKSELALCLGLKLKSHAH